The genomic interval AGCCTCATGCTGACCGTGAAGCAAGCAGCTTCTGTGCTTGCGATGCTGCGCAGCTATGAGATCGATATAGGCATCGTCTCTCTTGGCGAATCGCTGGAAGAAGGCCTTATTATACAGCCATTAGTCGCTGATGAGCTGAAGCTGCTGCTTGCGCCGGAGCATCCGTTAGCTAACCAGGCGCAAGTAGAGGTCGAAGAGCTGAGACATGCAACATTTCTGCTGCATGAGGTTGGCTCAACCTCACGCACCTTGTCCGATGAGTGGGCAGCCGGGGCTGGCTTGCAGTGGGAAAGTGTTATGGAGCTGGGTGCGATCGAAACGATCAAGGAAGCTCTAAAATGCAATATGGGTGTTGGCATCCTGCCGCGCCGAAGCGTCATCCGAGAAATCGAAGCCGGCGAGCTCGTTATGCGCGATCTGCCTCAGTATGTAAACCAGCGGCATATTTGTTTGGCTTACCGTAACGAGGATCAGCTGTCTCCACATGTCAGATCGTTTATTGAATTTGTACGGCATACCTTCGCTGCACATGGTAAGCTGTAAATAACGAATATACGGAGGTGGCTTGGATGAGCGATATGACAGGAAAGGTCGTAGCAGTAACTGGCGCCAATTCCGGCATGGGGCTTGCGACAACAGTCGAGCTTGCGAAGCAAGGGGCGCATGTCGTGATGATATGCCGCAGCAAGGAGCGCGGCGAGCGTGCACTTGAACAAGCGCGCAACCAAAGCGGCAGAAGCGATATTGTCCTCATGACCTGCGATTTGGGCTCGTTTGCCAGCATTCGCACCTTCACTGCTGCATTTAAGCAGAAATATAGCCAGCTTGATGTGTTGATCAACAATGCAGGGGTTGTCGCCTTGAAACGAAGCATAACCTCGGATGGATTTGAATCGCAAATCGGCATCAACCATTTGGGACATTTTTTGCTGACTAACGAGCTGCTTGACCTTCTTCAACGTGCTCCGCAAGGGAGAATTATCAATGTATCGTCTGGTGCGCATAAGGCCGGAAGAATACATTTTGACGATCCGAACCTAACAAGGGGCTATAATGTCGCAAAAGGTTATGCGCAATCGAAGCTCGCGAATATTTTATTCACGAATGAGCTGGCAAAACGTCTCGCAGGTACGAGGGTGACGGTTAACAGTCTTCATCCCGGGGCGGTAGCGACCAATATTGGCGTAGATCGCAAGAGCGGCTTCGGTAAGACGGTGCATAAGCTGCTCAAGCCTTTTTTCAGAACGCCGCTTGAAGGGGCAAAGACGGCTATTTATTTAGCATCCAGCGATGAAGCGGCAAATCTGACCGGCCAATATTTTATCGACAGCAAGAGCGTTCAAACGGCAAGCAAAGCGAGCAATCCTGAGCTTGCGGCTAAGCTTTGGGCATGGAGCGAGCAGCAGGTCAAACTTACATAATACTTGCCTAATTAGCAGTACTAATCGAACAGCGCACGGGATAAACTGAAAATCCATCAACTTATGGAGTCTGCAGAATGCTCAGCATGGCACTTCTCGTT from Paenibacillus sp. FSL K6-3182 carries:
- a CDS encoding LysR family transcriptional regulator — protein: MNVQQLHVFMEVCSGRTLAEAADKLGLKQPTISFHLKRLEEELGVELFRKHSRSLQPSEAAVDLLPYARRIVFLMEEARLAMLERREQGEGRLRLGASYTPATYVMPPHFAAYRKLYPKVSLMLTVKQAASVLAMLRSYEIDIGIVSLGESLEEGLIIQPLVADELKLLLAPEHPLANQAQVEVEELRHATFLLHEVGSTSRTLSDEWAAGAGLQWESVMELGAIETIKEALKCNMGVGILPRRSVIREIEAGELVMRDLPQYVNQRHICLAYRNEDQLSPHVRSFIEFVRHTFAAHGKL
- a CDS encoding SDR family oxidoreductase is translated as MTGKVVAVTGANSGMGLATTVELAKQGAHVVMICRSKERGERALEQARNQSGRSDIVLMTCDLGSFASIRTFTAAFKQKYSQLDVLINNAGVVALKRSITSDGFESQIGINHLGHFLLTNELLDLLQRAPQGRIINVSSGAHKAGRIHFDDPNLTRGYNVAKGYAQSKLANILFTNELAKRLAGTRVTVNSLHPGAVATNIGVDRKSGFGKTVHKLLKPFFRTPLEGAKTAIYLASSDEAANLTGQYFIDSKSVQTASKASNPELAAKLWAWSEQQVKLT